TTTTTGAACGTCTAAGCCTAGAAAAATCTTCTATTTTTTCGACTATTGCTTGTGCGTGTTGTATGTCGCTATAACGATGACCCTTACCCTTATGTTGTTGAAATAATTTATTTAAGACTGTTTTTGGGTTTGATATTTTTTCTGGATTTTTTTTGTCTCTGATTTTGACTGGATGAGTTGGTGTTGAAAGATATGCAGAAATAGCACGACCATCAGCAAGTAGCCATGCTTCTAATTCTTCCTCAATACACACTAGATATACGTGTGGTGATGTTACTCCAGCATCAAGTAAAGACTCAAAAATAGCTATACGATCTTCTTTACGACAAGGAGGTAGTGTTCTTTCACGCCAAGCTGGATGTAGATCCCAAATAATAATGACTCGTTCACAACCATCTTCAAACAACTGCATAGCAGCTTTACCACACTCGGAAATTAGGTTTGGCTTCCTGTCAAGAGTGACACTAGAAATTTCTATATCTGACCGATACATACGTGCTAAATGTTCACATACTTTTCTATCTGCACCTTGTGGACCACATTCAAAAATCATTCCAACTTTCATATCTATCCTTTTTGACTCAAACGATCCATTGTGTAAAGTTTGCCTGGACCAAATTTTTTAGACCATTCTTGAAGCGATTCTTGATCCGCTGGGCGATTAAATGTTGGCTGACCAGTTTCGTCCCGTTCAACGAAAATAATTTGAGACAAAGTTAAAAGGTCAAGTAAATATGGTGAATGAGTTGTAATGATTATTTGACTTGTTCCAGTTTCAACTAAGCTCCTAATTTCATCTACAATTAGGTGAATGCTTCTTGGATCTAGTCCATTTTCAATTTCTTCAATTACAATTAGTGGTGCTGGCTGAGGATGCCGTAATACTGCTAACAATGCTAATATTCTTAGTGTCCCTGTTGATAAAAGCCATGTTGGGATCTTAAAATCATTTTCAGTTAATTGGAGATAAACATTACGCTCCAATTCAGAAGTTACATAAGGTTGCAAATCACGAGCATAAGGAAGTATATATTGTAGAGTTTCTACAATTCCATTAAATACATTTTTGTCAAGATTATATATATTCAGAATGTATTCTGCAATATTTGAACCATCACTTGCTAGACTAATATGCTTATTTGTACGTTTTCTAGGTTTAGGTAAAAACATTAAATGAGGATTTAAATTAATAAATTGCCAATTTAATATATTAGTGAATATATCACCTTGCTTGAATTTTTCTCTCACAGCAAATTTAGATATTAGAGATTCATCATCTAGGCAGTTTCCTTTAATTTTCTCCATTAAATGTAAATTCTCTTTCTGGTTTTGATTTTCTTTGGTAAAAAACTCACCATTATCTTCTCTTGTAAAAACAGTTTTGGGAGATGATCTATTTAAAATTTCTTTTTGTATAAATAACTCATTTCCACTGGTGTCTTGATTTACAGTCATTTCATGAAAATAATTTTTCCAACGAATCATAAATTCGATTGGATTTTCTTCATGAGGGCGTTTTACACCAGACTCTCTTTTATTATGACGAACAGCTTGGTTACGAATATGTTCAAAACCACGCCAATAATTCATTGCTTCATCAAGACCATCCCTCACTATCATTTGATAAGTTGAAAGTGCTTCAATAACACTACTTTTTCCAGATCCATTATTTCCAATGAATACTGTTAAAGGTTCAAATTTGATTGTTTTACTGTCACGTATAGCCTTAAAATTTTTAATTTGAAATGATTTAAGCGAAATATTCATATTTTAATTAGACCTCTTTCTACATCTCTATAAGCATTTAGTGCTGTTATTTTAACAGGCTCAGGTACAAGTGGGAAGGTTCTGATAATGGAAGCAAATTCTTCTTCTGTTAAACCATATATATGGGCAATAATACCATCTAATTCAGCTTTTATTTTGCCACGTTCCACCTCATCAATAATACCATCTTTATAAGAGGAAAGTCCAACTTCTTGCGCGATTTCATCAAATGCTGGGGTGGTAAAGATGAGTTTGGCAGAACGTCCTACTATTTCATTAAAGTATTTATCACCTTCCATTAAGCGAGGTACTGGTAGTTGGTAAACAAAGAACATATTAAGGTTAGTAGTTACTTTTTGGCGCAAATAATAATCAATTACAAAACTATTAAATATTGTTATTGCAAATAACATTTGTTGATTATCTATAGCAACTTGATTATCTTCTGAATATGTCTGTGATACCAATAATGAGTTACCACAAAATACAGATTGAGGTAAAATGCTTGAAATTAATGAACGCTCATTTGTACTAGATGCTACTGAACGAAAAGCAAGTCTATATGTTTGATAATCTAAAGTTTGTCCCTCATCAACTTGATTCTTTCCTAATAACGCTTTCCTCCCTTCCTGTTCATCTACCCAATACCTTGGTTCAGCATAAAGGTGAGTAAACTGATGAATCATTTTACCTTCATAAAGCGGTAATTTTCCTTTTCCTGCTTGCTGCTGAAATAACTTGCTATCACTTGTCATGTGAAATTCTGCTGTTAACCGCAAATTCCATTTACCGTTGATATTTTCACCCAGTAAAGGAAATTTGAGCATTTTTTCAGCAATGCGGATATCTACATCATTCTTAAACTCCATCACAGAGAGAGAGTCAGGTGATAATCTACGAATTAGAGGAACTGATATATTTATTTGTTCATCTTTATTATATAAAAATACATCAAGTTCATTAACTCGCACCGCTTCTCGTGGGTTGATACGAAAAGCAGACATAAATGAATTTGTCAATCCGGCTTTTTCAAAAGTTAATAAACAGAATTTAAAGGCATGATGTACACCTTCAAAAATAAATTTTTCATTAGAAAGTCCAAACAGTGTATCAATTTTAGTTTGGGTAAATAACATTTCTCGTAGTTGCTTAGTACCCAAA
This genomic interval from Anabaena cylindrica PCC 7122 contains the following:
- a CDS encoding AAA family ATPase, whose protein sequence is MNISLKSFQIKNFKAIRDSKTIKFEPLTVFIGNNGSGKSSVIEALSTYQMIVRDGLDEAMNYWRGFEHIRNQAVRHNKRESGVKRPHEENPIEFMIRWKNYFHEMTVNQDTSGNELFIQKEILNRSSPKTVFTREDNGEFFTKENQNQKENLHLMEKIKGNCLDDESLISKFAVREKFKQGDIFTNILNWQFINLNPHLMFLPKPRKRTNKHISLASDGSNIAEYILNIYNLDKNVFNGIVETLQYILPYARDLQPYVTSELERNVYLQLTENDFKIPTWLLSTGTLRILALLAVLRHPQPAPLIVIEEIENGLDPRSIHLIVDEIRSLVETGTSQIIITTHSPYLLDLLTLSQIIFVERDETGQPTFNRPADQESLQEWSKKFGPGKLYTMDRLSQKG
- a CDS encoding DUF4276 family protein, whose protein sequence is MKVGMIFECGPQGADRKVCEHLARMYRSDIEISSVTLDRKPNLISECGKAAMQLFEDGCERVIIIWDLHPAWRERTLPPCRKEDRIAIFESLLDAGVTSPHVYLVCIEEELEAWLLADGRAISAYLSTPTHPVKIRDKKNPEKISNPKTVLNKLFQQHKGKGHRYSDIQHAQAIVEKIEDFSRLRRSKTFVRFLDKLG